The sequence cacaaatgacacatttggggaTTATCAAGTTGACTgatttagacaggtgaccttattatacagtgaccttattatacagtgaccttattacacagtgaccttattacacagtgaccttattacacaggtgGCTACATTAGACAGGTTACTTTAATTTGTACACAAAATGAAATTAAGGTTTTTTGGACTTCTAATTGTTAGTACGTACGATGTTTGTAGTCTCATGTTACCTGCTCACATGATCTACAGGTTCGTCCGGACAACACAATAGTCTACGAGAATCTTGACCGCACAGCAACTCCTACAACTAACAATCAATGTGGGTGTGGCTACAAACACTACTGGGAAGGGAAAGAATATGACAACCTCCCCGTAAAGTGAGTGACATAGTCATGGTTTGATCTGATTGGCGACATCTTGTTGCCATAGGATACCACTAAGTTTGTCATGGAAGGGACGTCTCGTTACCATGGAAGCATATTGGTTCCAGTATGAGACATCTGACCCTTCTCTGAACTCTAATGCTTATGATGTTGCTAGGGAACTAATAAACAAACATTTTCCAGGTGAGTGGCATTATATAGAAAAACATACTGAACTATGAGGAGgtcatcacatgatctcatagTTCAACACCTTAGTGTGGTGATGTACTAGAGAAACTTTGAGTGGGATATAATACTTTGAGGAATCTGCAAATAATCCGATTGGTGAAAAAGTACCACATTTCATCATGTACCACCACTACACAGTGGAATGCAAACTTTGCTGAATTGAAAAGCAATTCCCTGAAGTTttctactgtacagtatgtgtcCCAGAACCCTCACAAACCTTCTTTCAGCTACCCCAACACAATACATGACTTTCCTAGCTAAGAAGCAAGTACTACATTATCCATACTCTAATGCCAACTTCCAGGTGCCATGTTTGGTTGTGTTGTTACACATGACAAATTCTCATTACATAACCAACACTGAGGTAGTCTTACGATTTGTTTGAGTGATGTGTCCCTAGAATACTGGCAATGTAGCAGAGCTTCAGTTAGCCTGATGTGCTGTTAGCTGGCCACAGACTATTTTAGAATAGTCATTGGGTGGCCTTCAGAAAGTCACTCGGCCTTAGATGTGTCCGACCAATTTATGAATTTAATGTCTCACTGCTTCCAGGTTAACTGATGATGTAATATGATATCATTACACACAGGGGATTTTGGAGAGGATCAACTGGTTCATCGAGTTGTTGAAACCATATTGGCTGCAACAGCAACCAAAGCAGCAGAGGAGCCTCTCCCACACACAGATGCCATTGCCCCTGACAACAGCAATGGTATGTTGTCTTCACTGATTGGTTGAATTTGGTGTATTTGTTAGTTTATATGCATGACACTGTTGAGGACAAATTCCTAATTTTAGCAGGTGCTTGACAGTAATATGGTATAATTTATATTCAGGTTGCTGGAGATCACTATATATTAGAATTAAGAAATTTTGGCCCATTATTGCTACAATAAAGAGTCTTCAGAGGTAGAGAGGCAAGGACCAAACCTTAGAAAGGTTTTCTCTAATTTGGTGAATATAATTTCCATTGATTGAGTGGCTAGTTACATAGTGGTCGGTCTTATAACATCATTGTTGTCTCATGTGATGTGTAGTGGGCATGGTTGGTCCTCACAAGATGATAATTACTGGTCCCAAGGGGAAGACCCTACACAAGGAAGAGCTAACACTTAGTCAAGCAGAGAAAGACATTCATCATCGTATCAAGACCAATGCACCACAACAACAACGACATGCTAGCAATAAGCTAGCCGCCAAGACCACCAGCCAAGCAACTGCATCTAGTAATCCTACGCATACTACTCAGGATACTACTGGTAAACACAAGACACATTCTCAGGATACTTCTAGTATATCTCAGGATACTAGCAAGGTATTTATAACTCGTATGGTTTGTTGTAAATTTGAAGCTAATAACTTTACTAGCTTGTGAGATTTTGATCTCTTTGTTAATAAGTTATTCACACTTTACCAATGAAAGCCTACATGTTAGTTAAACTGTTGTGGTATATAAAGAGCTTACTGCTCAGCCAGGGATAATGTGGACGCAGCTCAGACTAAATGTCTTATATACATATTGTGACAACATTGTAGCCTGCTAGTGAGAAGAAAGCTAAGCCATCTCTTCTGAGGATAAAGGTCACATTATCAGACAATAGTAAACAAGCAACATTAACGATAGATGCTAGTGTGACCTTTGGACaactacaagaagccatagaGCATGAACTGAGTGTTCCTCCAGAGTAAGTGATGTTGGTAATCTCCAGTAAAGTCTAGTATACCCTCACAGGCAGCAGAGGTTACGATGTGGCTTCCCTCCAAAAGAATTACATCCCCCTAGTGAACCAACCCAACCCCTTAATCTAGCCAATGGGGATAGAGTATTAGTGGATGTAATACCAAATGAATCAGAGCAGACAGAGAAGGGGGCGGAGCTAGAAGCTGCATTGAATGACGAGAGCAGTAGCCAATCAACATCCAGTGAAGTGGAGGAAGCTGCCACCAGTAAGTGTTGAGGGTAGGAGAGGGGATGTAGCCATGTTGTGATCGCACACAATGTGTGAAATGTGTCACATTTCAATCACTGATCTACTCACCATTTACTATACACCTGGTTTGTACAGCTCTTAGAAGGTTTTATTTCACCAGACAATTGAATTCCTTTCATTTGCATTGCAACCTTTAAACTAACAACAGCAAATGACATCAGTACCTTACTGGTTCTGCATTGCCAGTTATAAGGTCCATTTTAACCATATTGGTCTCACCTTATTCCTGTGGTTCTAACCTGAATGCCTTGTGGTGTGACTCCAGGTCTTATGGAGAGAGGTCGCAGAACACAAAGTTCCAACacaaccccaacaccactaaaaCACAGACATACACATGCACGCAAGCACAAACCACACACAATGTGGCTAATGATGGCTATTACATCACTAGGTGGTGTATACCATATATAGCAGGGTTTTTGAGCGGAAGTAATTAGCGGGTCACTGCCTTCCAAAATTTCAAGGGGAGACATTTTGGAATCATGTATGCATTCTGATTGAGGTGCAAATTTCAAGGAGAAAATCTTTGCAGATTGAACCCAATCTGCAAAGAACATGAAAATTTTCCTCCTCTGACAAAATCCCTCTATGGTACCATCCTGGTGACTtgtatattacattgtaagctTAACAACTATGTGACCGAGCACCAGTGAACTATGTGACCGAGCATCATTGCTTCAACTGATCTATATATCATATACATTGCTAACAGTAAGGATGAGAAGCTTGTGGAAGGTGAATGGCTTTCCTGGTAAGGTTGTCCAAGTAGAATTGGGGTTAATCCAGCTAATGTGTTATTTCTGTCACTGCTATTTAATGCACACCTAATTGTTGTATAATGTTGTGTTCACTCCAGATCAGCTGAAGATGCTCCAGTCCATATTAATGGGTCAACAGACTGACATGTGGCCTATGGCTCAACACAAGCCATCAATGTTCCGAGAAGGAGGAGAGGTATATGAGATGGCCAGGGAGGGGTTTGGTGACAGCTTCAAGGATGGAACGCACTTTAAATTACCGATGTTTCCAGACAAGGTGTTTAGGATTAACAAGATAGACAGGTGTCTACAATTATGCCTGGGGGCAGAACATATCCCAGTGAGGCCTCTGAGTGACCTGGAGAAGGAGAAGTGAGTTAGTCCATCCTGTAACAGGTGTTGTAGTGTATGTAGTACTACTCTTGGGTTAGTGTTAAGAAGTTAGTGAGATTCAGTTTATATgagacatactctaatagagcagtcagtgtgtTATGATGACGTCCACCATTGTCATACTGCCCCCCTGTGCATTACAGATCATATGCCGTAGCCCACCCTGATGAGAACACACGGGTTATTATGATTTCTGGCAACGATGAAGCGGCCACCTCAGGTGTGTCACTGTTAGGGGGGTATAGTGGGGCAGTGAATCGTCGACCACAACAAAAGGCATTCTCTGGTAAAGGCCACACATTATCTAGTGGAAGTGATGCCAGGAAAGTGAGTCTTGTTATGTCATTTCCTGTTGTAATGATGTCACTTCCTGTAGGACACTATTACAAGAGCAGCAATAAAGTTGTTGGATGACAGGATAGACCAGTTGAACGAGGAAGAGGGCATGTTAAAAAGTTCATTACATGAAAACCATGGCAACCAGGAACAGGTATGGCTTCTCATCAATGTGTAATTGTTACTACACACGTTATCCATCATCAGTTGTGACCTGTCCAACTATAAATAGAGTTTGGTTACACTGAATGTAGAAGGGATAacctagctacatgtacaacacTCTACTCCATaactgtacagtacatgtaggagcacattgaatcctatggacaaggaagcatgtaactctgtaaatagcgaaattcaaacatggcttcCGTGCACTATAAAAGATAACTGtataaaattccttattaggaCATTATACTGATATGCATAATCGAGTACGTCACATTACCGGCATCACTGAAAGGAAGCAATGGAAACGAAGTCAGATGGCACAATGATAGCACAGGTATAACTGGGTAGCCTTTCTGTATTCACTAGTGATGTGAAATTACTTAACTCAACCATTGTAAAGTTATCCTTCGACTTGATGCCCTCTTATCAAAGCCAGCTAGTTTGCCTTCACAGAATACAATGAAGTGGCGGTCCATTATGCACATTCCTGTTGCATGTAAggatgatgtaaccaattatatacatagtaacactggacgccatgtttgaaaTTTGCCTGTAGTTTCGGTAGTGTATTGAGTTAcacgctcccttgtccataggatttgatatACTCCTGGTACATGTAATCACTCAGGATTGGTATCATCCTGTATTAATGGTTTGAACACACAGTAAACTATTGTAGCAATTTTTCCAATAAACAAATTTCATATTAAGGAATAATTAACTGTTGCCCCTTGCAACCTGAATTTTGTAGATACGATGTCTAAAGTAAAAGTAACCTCTCCAgcttttaaaaggatagcatatatattagtatttatctgatttgtcaaaagacagggtgacaccaaaTGGCAAAGACTCTACAGGGATGCTTCCCAAGACACAAAGCACAATAAATACAAAAGTATCTAAATATCAACAgtacagttacagttacataaacaaattacaatattattattgaacaaattacaattactgaagttaacaatgacaaaacaaCGGACACACAGCAGGACAAAATTTTGGAGGACTGAGCATCAAAACAGCACACAAAAAAGAGAATGAAATAATTTATTTTGTGGAGGAACAAGACATATGGAATGAGCACAGTGCAGGAGGAGTTGAAAGTAGAGTAGTCCACAAGTTTCAAAGAACTGTATCGATCATACATGATGTCATGCATCATCGATACACTCAAGTAATTTCTACTTGATGCAAGGGTAGGCCATTGAAGGCAAACATCTGAAGATTTGCTCCATCGATTTGTTGAGGGAGACCAATGCCTCCCACATGTCCATCAAGCTGCACACCATTGGAACAGTTCTAGTGTGGCCTTGTCTGTATAAGATATGATATTTTGAAGTTAGTGGTTTTCCCATCCATTATTTATATATGAGGGGGCAACCGGTCTCCCTTTCAGACAATCTAATGACCTAACTATCTATTTGGAGAGATTatttttgacattcacacctacaacataatgtaaaattgagatatgaaatttgtacatgttagtgtatgttgtgtgcatgtacagTCACTCATTTGTTATCATGTGCTAACAATTAATGTAAACAATTTCACTACACATTTCA comes from Dysidea avara chromosome 4, odDysAvar1.4, whole genome shotgun sequence and encodes:
- the LOC136253149 gene encoding deubiquitinating protein VCPIP1-like isoform X1 produces the protein MNFISELSYSSGVCPEQECNTKLLFPSYEKSVECTCCGRRHNTEQLVEKKAITSPKELLNVIRTLFSQAHRDKGDQIVKGISDYQCKLLSPFLTTHGMKDKKAVPLLELSQSSVFDCSKLSDRAFCIEQSELGVEGYGRDRSGSVNYLRGTLDLLASCSNGEERLVPLHVDGDGHCLVHAISRCLVGRELFWHPLRTNLQAHLEQNLPSYKSLCSEFFDEADWPNIIKEAGPDYAPEDGQPMGLTNIHLFGLANVLKRPIILLDSVTGMQSSGDYAGIFLPILHDPAHCVSKDNSLNQPIVIGWSSGGRNHYIPLVAIKDRPLPRIPPDIQPKVWGVSQDQASSYLRYDSDGFIEVAGGKSMSDKYLKQLVDCMDELFYQENKVKPSLVSDVNRNVYRSCGYIALPRDVIATTLEALQEQCLWRCVTCSMLTLLQASWFRPGGELYTLAKDEYSPLKDGHHYMFPLYNVIAQYCEETDTFVPFNVTCKGCQGKSVRKVRPDNTIVYENLDRTATPTTNNQCGCGYKHYWEGKEYDNLPVKIPLSLSWKGRLVTMEAYWFQYETSDPSLNSNAYDVARELINKHFPGDFGEDQLVHRVVETILAATATKAAEEPLPHTDAIAPDNSNVGMVGPHKMIITGPKGKTLHKEELTLSQAEKDIHHRIKTNAPQQQRHASNKLAAKTTSQATASSNPTHTTQDTTGKHKTHSQDTSSISQDTSKPASEKKAKPSLLRIKVTLSDNSKQATLTIDASVTFGQLQEAIEHELSVPPEQQRLRCGFPPKELHPPSEPTQPLNLANGDRVLVDVIPNESEQTEKGAELEAALNDESSSQSTSSEVEEAATNQLKMLQSILMGQQTDMWPMAQHKPSMFREGGEVYEMAREGFGDSFKDGTHFKLPMFPDKVFRINKIDRCLQLCLGAEHIPVRPLSDLEKEKSYAVAHPDENTRVIMISGNDEAATSGVSLLGGYSGAVNRRPQQKAFSGKGHTLSSGSDARKDTITRAAIKLLDDRIDQLNEEEGMLKSSLHENHGNQEQGDDVKDKLMSKLHKVQQEIKDLKNEKLKFEQTSSPR
- the LOC136253149 gene encoding deubiquitinating protein VCPIP1-like isoform X2 produces the protein MNFISELSYSSGVCPEQECNTKLLFPSYEKSVECTCCGRRHNTEQLVEKKAITSPKELLNVIRTLFSQAHRDKGDQIVKGISDYQCKLLSPFLTTHGMKDKKAVPLLELSQSSVFDCSKLSDRAFCIEQSELGVEGYGRDRSGSVNYLRGTLDLLASCSNGEERLVPLHVDGDGHCLVHAISRCLVGRELFWHPLRTNLQAHLEQNLPSYKSLCSEFFDEADWPNIIKEAGPDYAPEDGQPMGLTNIHLFGLANVLKRPIILLDSVTGMQSSGDYAGIFLPILHDPAHCVSKDNSLNQPIVIGWSSGGRNHYIPLVAIKDRPLPRIPPDIQPKVWGVSQDQASSYLRYDSDGFIEVAGGKSMSDKYLKQLVDCMDELFYQENKVKPSLVSDVNRNVYRSCGYIALPRDVIATTLEALQEQCLWRCVTCSMLTLLQASWFRPGGELYTLAKDEYSPLKDGHHYMFPLYNVIAQYCEETDTFVPFNVTCKGCQGKSVRKVRPDNTIVYENLDRTATPTTNNQCGCGYKHYWEGKEYDNLPVKIPLSLSWKGRLVTMEAYWFQYETSDPSLNSNAYDVARELINKHFPGDFGEDQLVHRVVETILAATATKAAEEPLPHTDAIAPDNSNVGMVGPHKMIITGPKGKTLHKEELTLSQAEKDIHHRIKTNAPQQQRHASNKLAAKTTSQATASSNPTHTTQDTTGKHKTHSQDTSSISQDTSKPASEKKAKPSLLRIKVTLSDNSKQATLTIDASVTFGQLQEAIEHELSVPPEQQRLRCGFPPKELHPPSEPTQPLNLANGDRVLVDVIPNESEQTEKGAELEAALNDESSSQSTSSEVEEAATNQLKMLQSILMGQQTDMWPMAQHKPSMFREGGEVYEMAREGFGDSFKDGTHFKLPMFPDKVFRINKIDRCLQLCLGAEHIPVRPLSDLEKEKSYAVAHPDENTRVIMISGNDEAATSGVSLLGGYSGAVNRRPQQKAFSGKGHTLSSGSDARKDTITRAAIKLLDDRIDQLNEEEGMLKSSLHENHGNQEQHKVQQEIKDLKNEKLKFEQTSSPR